The following coding sequences lie in one Microbacterium sp. XT11 genomic window:
- a CDS encoding SDR family NAD(P)-dependent oxidoreductase has translation MGGTEVSSTVPERAKRDEGLAGLVAVVTGGASGIGAAIARRLVADGAQVAVLDLHTAGADADVAAFTADVSDRASVDAAIAAVAERFGRIDIVVNNAGIGAQGDITANDDDEWARVLSINVTGIARVTSAALPWLRESPAAAVCNTASIASTTGLPQRALYSASKGAVSALTRAMAADHLREGIRVNAVNPGTADTPWVQRLLDSAADPEAERAALEARQPHGRLVSADEVAGAVAYLVSPASGSTTGTCIEVDGGMARLRLRPA, from the coding sequence ATGGGAGGCACAGAAGTGAGCAGCACGGTTCCTGAGCGAGCGAAGCGAGACGAAGGGCTCGCCGGCCTGGTCGCGGTCGTCACCGGCGGAGCATCCGGCATCGGGGCCGCGATCGCACGCCGCCTGGTCGCGGACGGCGCGCAGGTCGCGGTCCTCGACCTCCACACGGCCGGGGCGGATGCCGACGTCGCGGCGTTCACGGCGGACGTGTCCGACCGGGCGTCGGTGGATGCCGCGATCGCCGCGGTCGCCGAGCGGTTCGGGCGCATCGACATCGTCGTCAACAACGCAGGCATCGGCGCGCAGGGCGACATCACCGCGAACGACGACGACGAGTGGGCGCGGGTGCTGTCGATCAACGTGACCGGCATCGCGCGCGTCACCTCGGCCGCCCTGCCGTGGCTGCGAGAGTCGCCCGCTGCGGCGGTGTGCAACACGGCATCCATCGCCTCGACAACCGGACTCCCGCAGCGCGCGCTGTACTCCGCGTCGAAGGGGGCCGTGTCGGCGCTGACGCGCGCGATGGCGGCGGATCACCTGCGCGAGGGTATCCGCGTGAACGCAGTGAACCCCGGCACGGCCGACACTCCGTGGGTGCAGCGCCTGCTCGACTCTGCCGCCGACCCTGAGGCCGAGCGCGCGGCTCTGGAGGCGAGGCAGCCGCACGGCCGTCTGGTCTCGGCCGACGAGGTCGCCGGTGCGGTCGCGTACCTCGTCAGCCCGGCGTCGGGCTCGACGACCGGCACGTGCATCGAGGTCGACGGCGGCATGGCCCGCCTCCGCCTCCGCCCCGCCTGA
- a CDS encoding acetylxylan esterase has product MTYPSPFDTWFPDAAFDGSYGHTLASLRRVPPVPPFDGFESGWRRWRAEAARIDVAPAVLSSTRSRGREVSIVEHAGADGIRLRSWVVSPEEGRRARVGVVHGHGYGGRDAVDLARVPADAAAIFPVARGLGALNAGVGAPEPKSEHVVAGLADPETAVIGLCARDLWLAADALTRLVGELPLYYVGESFGGGVGALAVPWDDRYVGATLIVPSFGQYDERLAVECLGSGEDVRRHVAAHPEAREVLRWIDASTSLQFADVPVRVEAALWDQSVPPQGQFAVASAARMLEPEVLPAGHAEYPGWEDVTARAVAGGLAHLDRCLASRGD; this is encoded by the coding sequence ATGACCTACCCTTCACCCTTCGACACCTGGTTCCCCGACGCCGCGTTCGACGGCAGCTACGGACACACGCTCGCCTCGCTCCGGCGCGTGCCGCCGGTGCCGCCGTTCGACGGTTTCGAGAGCGGATGGCGCCGCTGGCGCGCCGAGGCCGCCCGCATCGACGTGGCCCCGGCGGTGCTGTCGTCGACCCGCAGCCGCGGCCGCGAGGTGTCGATCGTCGAGCACGCCGGCGCCGACGGCATCCGCCTTCGGTCATGGGTGGTGTCGCCCGAGGAGGGACGGCGAGCCCGGGTCGGCGTCGTGCACGGGCACGGGTACGGAGGCCGCGACGCCGTCGACCTCGCACGCGTCCCCGCGGACGCGGCTGCGATCTTCCCCGTCGCGCGCGGGCTCGGCGCGCTGAACGCGGGTGTCGGCGCGCCGGAGCCGAAGTCGGAGCACGTCGTGGCCGGACTCGCCGATCCCGAAACCGCGGTGATCGGGCTGTGCGCGCGCGACCTGTGGCTCGCGGCGGACGCGCTCACGCGGCTGGTCGGCGAGCTTCCGCTGTACTACGTGGGCGAGAGCTTCGGCGGAGGCGTGGGCGCGCTCGCCGTGCCGTGGGACGACCGGTACGTCGGCGCGACGCTCATCGTGCCCAGCTTCGGGCAGTATGACGAGCGGCTCGCCGTCGAGTGCCTCGGCAGCGGCGAGGACGTGCGGCGCCACGTGGCAGCGCATCCCGAGGCGCGCGAAGTGCTGCGGTGGATCGACGCGTCGACGAGCCTGCAGTTCGCCGACGTGCCGGTGCGCGTCGAGGCCGCCCTGTGGGACCAGTCCGTGCCGCCGCAGGGGCAGTTCGCCGTGGCATCCGCCGCACGGATGCTCGAACCCGAAGTGCTGCCCGCAGGCCACGCCGAGTATCCGGGGTGGGAGGACGTCACGGCGCGCGCCGTCGCCGGCGGCCTCGCCCACCTCGACCGGTGCCTGGCGTCGCGGGGCGACTGA
- a CDS encoding FAD-dependent oxidoreductase — translation MRTQTVEADIIVVGGGLAGVSAAVAAARLGRRTVLINNRPVLGGNSSSEVRVWVCGATAHGNQRWARETGIIGEMYRENQFRNPEGNPVYWDDVVLDTVRREPNLTLFLNTEVLEAEATGPDDARRVLSVTGWTMGSEIRTVFRAPLFLDCTGDGLIGRLVGARHRLGKESRAEFGEEWAPEQPVREFLGSTLLFYTKDIGRPVKYVAPESAKDISTTPIPATRIIRSGDSGAHYWWIEWGGQLDIVDDNERIRDELRSVILGIWDHIKNSGEFDADNLTLEWIGNLPGKREYRRFIGDYTLRQQDVLEQTAFDDGVAFGGWSIDLHPAEGMYATGAGAVQRFSDGLFEIPYRSLYSANVENLLMAGRNVSATHIAFGAARVMATCAAMGEAAGTAAALCLEHDVTPRGLYEQHREDLRQTLLRADASLIGVANADPADLARGATATASSTLRTIEAPEGDAEPLPLVDDLGIVVPVHPRLDTVDLLVSADQPTTLTVETWSTGLRQNVVPQHLEHTTTVEVPAGERVWVQAGTRFAPGEPQNAVVVVRANPLVRVHTTTPLPPGVLTLVHRVDNDDRNVEVDRDGLLVQWPTKPLRGKTLVFRAQPESEALAPERATGGYNRPYGGPNMWASDPSADGEQWLRLDWERPVTASEVRLVFDDDVDIELNTLHHHRTPDEVMPTLARDYRVEVLPVGSASWRTVAEVRDNRHRLRVHALPAESGAFTAARVVIERTNGAREARVVAFRVQS, via the coding sequence ATGCGCACCCAGACCGTCGAAGCCGACATCATCGTCGTCGGCGGCGGCCTCGCCGGAGTGAGCGCGGCCGTCGCCGCGGCTCGCCTCGGCCGACGTACCGTGCTGATCAACAACCGGCCGGTGCTGGGTGGCAACTCCTCCTCGGAGGTGCGGGTGTGGGTGTGCGGGGCGACCGCCCACGGCAACCAGCGGTGGGCGCGCGAGACCGGCATCATCGGCGAGATGTACCGCGAGAACCAGTTCCGCAACCCCGAGGGCAACCCGGTGTACTGGGACGACGTCGTGCTCGACACGGTGCGCCGCGAACCGAACCTCACGCTGTTCCTCAACACCGAGGTGCTCGAGGCCGAGGCCACCGGACCCGACGACGCTCGCCGCGTGCTCTCCGTGACCGGCTGGACGATGGGCTCCGAGATCCGCACGGTGTTCCGCGCGCCGCTGTTCCTCGACTGCACCGGCGACGGCCTCATCGGCCGGCTGGTGGGCGCCCGGCACCGGCTGGGCAAGGAGAGCCGTGCGGAGTTCGGCGAGGAGTGGGCGCCGGAGCAGCCGGTGCGCGAGTTCCTCGGGTCGACGCTGCTGTTCTACACGAAGGACATCGGGCGCCCCGTGAAGTACGTGGCTCCGGAGAGCGCGAAGGACATCTCCACCACCCCCATCCCCGCGACGCGCATCATCCGCAGCGGCGACAGCGGCGCGCACTACTGGTGGATCGAATGGGGCGGGCAGCTCGACATCGTCGACGACAACGAGCGCATCCGCGACGAGCTGCGCTCGGTCATCCTCGGCATCTGGGACCACATCAAGAACTCCGGCGAGTTCGACGCCGACAACCTGACCCTCGAGTGGATCGGCAACCTCCCCGGCAAGCGCGAGTACCGCCGGTTCATCGGCGACTACACGCTGCGGCAGCAGGACGTGCTCGAGCAGACCGCCTTCGACGACGGCGTGGCGTTCGGGGGCTGGTCGATCGACCTGCATCCGGCCGAGGGCATGTACGCGACGGGCGCCGGCGCCGTGCAGCGGTTCTCCGATGGGCTCTTCGAGATCCCGTACCGTTCGCTGTACTCCGCGAATGTCGAGAACCTGCTCATGGCCGGGCGCAACGTCTCGGCCACCCACATCGCCTTCGGCGCCGCGCGCGTCATGGCCACGTGCGCCGCGATGGGCGAGGCGGCCGGCACCGCGGCGGCGCTGTGCCTCGAGCACGACGTCACGCCTCGCGGCCTGTATGAGCAGCACAGGGAGGACCTGCGTCAGACGCTGCTGCGCGCCGACGCCTCGCTCATCGGCGTCGCCAACGCCGACCCCGCCGATCTCGCCCGCGGAGCGACGGCGACCGCATCGAGCACGCTGCGCACGATCGAAGCGCCCGAGGGGGATGCCGAGCCGCTCCCGCTCGTCGACGACCTCGGCATCGTCGTCCCCGTGCATCCGCGCCTCGACACCGTCGACCTGCTGGTGTCGGCGGATCAGCCCACCACGCTCACGGTGGAGACGTGGTCGACCGGCCTGCGGCAGAACGTCGTGCCGCAGCACCTCGAGCACACGACGACGGTCGAGGTGCCGGCCGGCGAGCGCGTGTGGGTGCAGGCCGGCACGCGGTTCGCACCCGGTGAGCCGCAGAACGCCGTCGTGGTGGTGCGCGCCAACCCGCTCGTGCGCGTGCACACGACGACACCGCTGCCCCCGGGCGTGCTGACGCTCGTTCACCGCGTCGACAACGACGACCGCAACGTCGAGGTCGACCGCGACGGACTGCTCGTGCAGTGGCCGACGAAGCCGCTGCGCGGCAAGACCCTCGTCTTCCGCGCACAGCCGGAATCGGAGGCGCTGGCTCCCGAACGAGCGACCGGAGGGTACAACCGCCCCTACGGCGGCCCGAACATGTGGGCCTCCGACCCGTCGGCCGACGGCGAGCAGTGGCTCCGCCTCGACTGGGAGCGCCCCGTCACGGCATCCGAGGTGCGGCTCGTGTTCGACGACGACGTCGACATCGAGCTGAACACGCTGCATCACCACCGCACGCCCGACGAGGTGATGCCGACCCTCGCGCGGGATTACCGCGTCGAGGTGCTGCCGGTCGGCTCCGCGTCGTGGCGCACCGTCGCCGAGGTGCGCGACAACCGCCACCGCCTGCGCGTGCACGCCCTGCCGGCCGAGTCGGGCGCGTTCACCGCCGCTCGCGTCGTCATCGAGCGCACGAACGGAGCGCGCGAGGCGCGCGTCGTCGCGTTCCGGGTGCAATCGTGA
- a CDS encoding VOC family protein, whose translation MTHGDITHIDIPVSDMKAAAEFYSTLFGWQIAEIPGFEGYPMWQAPNGISGGGLAPRGEGFTQPRSYVEVDSIDETIARAQDAGASVAQPKQQITDTSWWAVIVDPDGNHIGLFEGVVGG comes from the coding sequence ATGACGCACGGAGACATCACGCACATCGACATCCCGGTGAGCGATATGAAGGCCGCGGCGGAGTTCTATTCGACGCTGTTCGGCTGGCAGATCGCGGAGATCCCCGGCTTCGAGGGCTACCCGATGTGGCAGGCCCCCAACGGCATCTCCGGCGGCGGGCTGGCCCCGCGCGGCGAAGGGTTCACGCAACCGCGGTCGTACGTCGAGGTCGACTCCATCGACGAGACGATCGCGCGAGCGCAGGATGCCGGAGCGAGCGTCGCACAGCCCAAGCAGCAGATCACTGACACCAGCTGGTGGGCGGTCATCGTCGATCCCGACGGCAACCACATCGGGCTCTTCGAGGGCGTCGTCGGCGGCTGA
- a CDS encoding amidohydrolase family protein codes for MRALDSHLHLWSPDVLEYTWLEGPLAYEFETLELQHARIDGVSVEEAVFVQAECVEEQFLDEVARVSGLAREAGVVGIVAGIRLDRGDETLRALDALAGYDLVVGVRHLLQGEPDGLAASPAFIAGARALASRGLAFDACVRARQLSDVAALAAAVPDLRVVLDHVGKPEVGRAAAPEAPAAEWVSDLRAVARHPLVSCKLSGLPAEAGGDWTAAQLEPFLDEALAAFGPERLMWGSDWPVSVVGPAEDGDPYAPADGSDAYQPTARTRWFRTVADWGVRRGLDPDALFWTNARRFYRIPGGR; via the coding sequence ATGCGCGCACTCGATTCGCACCTGCACCTGTGGTCGCCGGACGTCCTGGAGTACACGTGGCTCGAGGGGCCGCTCGCCTACGAGTTCGAGACGCTCGAGCTGCAGCACGCCCGCATCGACGGGGTCTCGGTCGAGGAAGCGGTGTTCGTGCAGGCCGAATGCGTGGAGGAGCAGTTCCTCGACGAGGTGGCACGGGTGAGCGGGCTGGCGCGAGAGGCCGGCGTCGTCGGCATCGTCGCCGGCATCCGCCTCGATCGCGGAGACGAGACGCTGCGGGCGCTGGACGCGCTCGCCGGGTACGACCTCGTCGTCGGGGTGCGGCACCTGCTGCAGGGAGAGCCGGACGGACTCGCCGCATCGCCCGCGTTCATCGCCGGGGCGCGGGCGCTGGCCTCCCGTGGTCTCGCGTTCGACGCATGCGTGCGCGCGCGGCAGCTGTCCGACGTCGCCGCGCTCGCCGCAGCCGTGCCCGACCTGCGCGTCGTGCTCGATCACGTCGGCAAGCCCGAGGTGGGGCGGGCTGCGGCGCCCGAGGCCCCCGCCGCGGAGTGGGTGTCGGACCTGCGTGCGGTGGCGCGGCATCCGCTGGTCTCGTGCAAGCTCTCGGGTCTGCCCGCCGAGGCCGGGGGCGACTGGACCGCGGCGCAGCTCGAGCCTTTCCTCGATGAGGCGCTCGCGGCGTTCGGGCCGGAGCGGCTGATGTGGGGGAGCGACTGGCCCGTGTCGGTCGTCGGGCCCGCGGAGGACGGCGATCCGTATGCGCCGGCCGACGGCTCCGACGCCTACCAGCCGACCGCGCGGACGCGGTGGTTCCGGACGGTCGCCGACTGGGGTGTGCGGCGAGGCCTCGACCCCGACGCCCTGTTCTGGACGAACGCGCGCCGCTTCTATCGCATCCCCGGCGGGCGCTGA
- a CDS encoding LacI family DNA-binding transcriptional regulator encodes MTTASTGRAVPVARATRTGLIALAVPHLEEPYFAELGSRLVRGADDRGLAVLIVQTEGDHAREIDVANGVGLPPIDGLIHIPRSLTVADLTRRTSPGPLVLLGEHIQVSPFTHITIDNRAAARTATEHLLSVGCRRIAFVGRRDSRPSDAADRRHAGYVEALEAARLPVDRSLTAQVDAFSAEEGHRATAAIAASAADVDGVVCSNDSLALGALAALHAAGRRVPDDVAVIGIDDIRASRFAVPALSTIAPDHDRLVDAAFTELERQLTSPPGADLPVRHVTVGARLVPRASTAR; translated from the coding sequence GTGACCACCGCGTCGACAGGCCGTGCCGTGCCCGTCGCGCGGGCGACCCGCACCGGACTCATCGCGCTCGCCGTGCCGCACCTCGAAGAGCCCTACTTCGCCGAACTGGGCTCGCGACTCGTGCGCGGGGCCGACGACCGGGGCCTCGCCGTGCTCATCGTGCAGACCGAGGGCGACCACGCGCGCGAGATCGACGTCGCCAACGGGGTGGGGCTGCCCCCGATCGACGGACTCATCCACATCCCCCGCTCGCTCACCGTCGCCGACCTCACCCGGCGCACGTCGCCGGGTCCGCTCGTGCTCCTCGGCGAGCACATCCAGGTGAGCCCCTTCACCCACATCACGATCGACAACAGGGCGGCGGCCCGCACCGCCACAGAGCACCTGCTGTCGGTCGGATGCCGCCGCATCGCGTTCGTCGGCCGCCGTGACTCGCGCCCCTCCGATGCCGCCGACCGCCGCCATGCGGGCTACGTCGAAGCCCTCGAGGCCGCTCGTCTGCCCGTCGACCGGTCGCTGACGGCGCAGGTCGACGCGTTCAGCGCCGAGGAGGGCCACCGCGCCACCGCGGCGATCGCGGCATCCGCTGCCGACGTCGACGGCGTCGTGTGCTCGAACGACTCGCTCGCCCTCGGCGCGCTCGCCGCCCTGCACGCGGCGGGACGCCGGGTCCCGGATGACGTGGCAGTGATCGGCATCGACGACATCCGCGCGTCACGCTTCGCCGTGCCGGCTCTGAGCACGATCGCCCCCGACCACGACCGGCTCGTGGATGCCGCGTTCACCGAGCTGGAGCGGCAGCTCACCTCGCCGCCCGGCGCCGACCTGCCCGTGCGGCACGTGACCGTGGGCGCACGACTCGTGCCGCGCGCGAGCACGGCGCGGTGA
- a CDS encoding RbsD/FucU family protein, translating to MLEGIHPLLTGELLLHLDRMGHSDAVVVADAHFPAWALGSRVIDLPGTTTPEVVAAIRTVLPLDDAPGIDLMTSADGAVLDVQRELMAAAGTELETTRFIDRFAYYDIARGAYLLVRTGETRTYGNALLRKGVVGRTAA from the coding sequence GTGCTGGAAGGAATCCACCCGCTGCTCACGGGCGAGCTGCTGCTGCACCTCGACCGCATGGGACACAGCGACGCCGTCGTCGTCGCCGACGCCCACTTCCCGGCGTGGGCGCTCGGCTCGAGGGTCATCGACCTGCCCGGCACCACCACGCCCGAGGTCGTCGCCGCCATCCGCACCGTGCTGCCACTCGACGACGCGCCCGGCATCGACCTCATGACGTCAGCCGACGGCGCGGTGCTCGACGTGCAGCGCGAGCTCATGGCCGCGGCTGGCACCGAGCTCGAGACGACGCGCTTCATCGACCGGTTCGCGTACTACGACATCGCGCGCGGCGCCTACCTGCTCGTGCGCACCGGGGAGACCCGCACCTACGGCAACGCCCTGCTGCGGAAGGGCGTCGTCGGCCGCACCGCAGCCTGA
- a CDS encoding aldo/keto reductase: MSSPELPAVPRLGYGAANLGNLFRPLTDDEAWAVLEAAWDAGIRHYDTAPHYGLGLSERRLGAFLRTKPRDEYFLSTKVGRLLRPNPDHEPGGLDTANDFHVPDDLRRVWDFSDAGIRASLDESRERLGIDRIDLVYLHDPERHDLDLALAEALPALEGLRADGEVGRIGIGSMVTDALAAGVRSADLDLVMVAGRYTLLEQPAAAEVLPACRETGTGIVAASVFNSGLLAQDEPRRDGRYEYGQLPDALWDRLVRIHAVCTDHGVPLPAAAVQFPLQSDAVRAVVVGGSRPAQLRQNAELAALEIPAALWQELAAEALIPAP, from the coding sequence ATGTCGTCGCCTGAGCTCCCGGCTGTTCCGCGCCTGGGCTACGGCGCCGCGAACCTCGGCAATCTCTTCCGGCCGCTCACCGACGACGAGGCCTGGGCCGTGCTCGAGGCGGCGTGGGATGCCGGCATCCGTCATTACGACACCGCGCCGCACTACGGGCTCGGGCTCTCGGAGCGCCGACTCGGCGCCTTCCTCCGCACGAAGCCGCGCGACGAGTACTTCCTCTCCACCAAGGTCGGGCGACTGCTGCGCCCGAACCCCGACCACGAGCCGGGCGGACTCGACACCGCGAACGACTTCCACGTGCCTGACGACCTCCGTCGCGTGTGGGACTTCTCGGATGCCGGCATCCGCGCCTCGCTCGACGAGTCCCGCGAGCGGCTGGGCATCGACCGCATCGACCTGGTGTACCTGCACGACCCGGAGCGGCACGACCTCGACCTCGCGCTGGCAGAGGCGCTGCCCGCACTCGAGGGCTTGCGCGCGGACGGGGAGGTGGGGCGGATCGGCATCGGCTCGATGGTGACGGATGCCCTCGCCGCGGGCGTGCGATCGGCCGATCTCGACCTCGTGATGGTCGCAGGGCGGTACACGCTGCTCGAGCAGCCGGCCGCCGCCGAGGTGCTGCCGGCCTGTCGGGAGACGGGGACCGGGATCGTCGCGGCATCCGTCTTCAACTCCGGGCTGCTCGCGCAGGACGAGCCGCGCCGGGACGGGCGGTACGAGTACGGGCAGCTGCCGGATGCGCTGTGGGATCGCCTCGTGCGCATCCACGCGGTGTGCACGGACCACGGGGTGCCGCTGCCGGCCGCGGCCGTGCAGTTCCCGCTGCAGTCGGATGCCGTGCGCGCGGTGGTCGTCGGCGGAAGCCGGCCGGCGCAGCTCAGGCAGAACGCCGAGCTCGCGGCGCTGGAGATCCCGGCCGCGCTCTGGCAGGAGCTCGCCGCCGAGGCCCTGATCCCCGCCCCCTGA
- a CDS encoding DeoR/GlpR family DNA-binding transcription regulator, with protein sequence MLVTERRERILALTRANGTASIADLAAQLRVSEMTVRRDIDLLADEGVVERVRGGVRMRSAARTVAAPVVSPERRAIAEAAAALVEPGMAIGISGGPAALALARELVQVPELTVVTNALPVSDLFSPPERADAPYTQTVVLTGGVRTPSDALVGPVAVRALEHLHCDLVFLDVHGLDVQAGITTMNLLEAETNRALMAAGREVVVLADHSRWGVVGLTTVADLGDIDRLIADEGLDDDARTQLAAHVGTLQIAPLD encoded by the coding sequence GTGCTGGTCACCGAGCGACGCGAGCGGATCCTCGCGCTGACCCGCGCGAACGGCACGGCGTCGATCGCCGACCTGGCGGCGCAGCTGCGCGTGAGCGAGATGACCGTGCGCCGCGACATCGACCTGCTGGCCGACGAGGGCGTGGTCGAGCGCGTGCGAGGAGGCGTGCGCATGCGCAGCGCCGCGCGCACCGTGGCTGCGCCGGTCGTGAGCCCTGAGCGCCGCGCGATCGCAGAGGCCGCAGCCGCGCTGGTCGAGCCGGGCATGGCCATCGGCATCTCGGGAGGGCCCGCGGCGCTGGCCCTCGCGCGAGAGCTCGTGCAGGTGCCCGAGCTCACGGTGGTCACGAACGCCCTTCCCGTCTCGGACCTGTTCTCTCCGCCGGAGCGCGCCGACGCGCCGTACACGCAGACCGTCGTGCTCACGGGCGGGGTGCGCACGCCGTCTGACGCGCTCGTCGGTCCTGTCGCCGTGCGGGCGCTCGAGCATCTGCACTGCGACCTCGTGTTCCTCGACGTGCACGGCCTCGACGTGCAGGCCGGCATCACCACCATGAACCTGCTCGAGGCCGAGACGAACCGTGCGCTCATGGCGGCGGGGCGCGAGGTGGTCGTGCTCGCCGATCACAGCCGCTGGGGCGTCGTCGGCCTCACCACGGTCGCCGATCTCGGCGACATCGACCGTCTGATCGCCGACGAGGGCCTCGATGACGACGCCCGCACGCAGCTCGCCGCGCACGTGGGGACGCTGCAGATCGCGCCGCTCGACTGA
- a CDS encoding fumarylacetoacetate hydrolase family protein, with protein sequence MKFARLGAPGSEIPVLVQDERTFDLRPLTSDVDGDFLASDFRARVADALAAGTLAELPDAVSLRVGSPIARPGAVICIGQNYAAHARESGAEPPTVPIMFLKTPNTVVGPNDTVTIPRGSEKTDWEVELGVVIGASAAYLDSPDEADAHIAGYVVANDVSERTFQMEVSGGQWSKGKIAFGFNPTGPWLVTPDEVDVQNLRLRSWVNGEPRQDSNTNDMIFDVRTIVHHLSQYVTLEPGDLILTGTPQGVAFGGKFPYLQPGDVVDIEIEGLGHQRQEFVAWEAQK encoded by the coding sequence ATGAAGTTCGCCCGGCTTGGCGCCCCTGGATCCGAGATCCCCGTTCTCGTCCAGGATGAGCGCACCTTCGACCTCCGACCTTTGACATCCGATGTGGACGGTGACTTCCTCGCCTCGGACTTCCGCGCCCGCGTCGCCGACGCGCTCGCGGCCGGCACGCTCGCCGAGCTCCCCGACGCCGTATCGCTCCGTGTCGGCTCCCCCATCGCACGGCCCGGTGCAGTGATCTGCATCGGACAGAACTACGCCGCGCACGCCCGCGAGTCCGGCGCAGAGCCGCCGACCGTGCCGATCATGTTCCTGAAGACGCCGAACACCGTCGTCGGGCCGAACGACACCGTGACGATCCCCCGCGGCAGCGAGAAGACCGACTGGGAGGTCGAGCTCGGCGTCGTGATCGGCGCGAGTGCCGCGTACCTCGACTCCCCCGACGAGGCCGACGCCCACATCGCGGGATACGTCGTCGCCAACGACGTGTCGGAGCGGACGTTCCAGATGGAGGTGTCCGGCGGGCAGTGGTCGAAGGGCAAGATCGCCTTCGGCTTCAACCCGACCGGCCCGTGGCTCGTCACGCCCGATGAGGTCGACGTGCAGAACCTCCGGCTGCGCAGCTGGGTCAACGGCGAACCGCGGCAGGACTCGAACACGAACGACATGATCTTCGACGTGCGGACGATCGTGCATCACCTGTCGCAGTACGTCACGCTCGAGCCCGGCGACCTCATCCTCACCGGAACTCCGCAGGGCGTCGCGTTCGGCGGGAAGTTCCCGTATCTGCAGCCCGGGGACGTCGTGGACATCGAGATCGAGGGACTCGGCCACCAGCGGCAGGAGTTCGTGGCATGGGAGGCACAGAAGTGA
- a CDS encoding L-fuconate dehydratase: MSRIVALDTTDIRFPTSLSLDGSDAMNPDPDYSAAYLVIRTDAADGVEGHAFVFTIGRGNDVQVAAIDALAGHLVGRELEPLLDDMGGTFRELIGDSQLRWLGPEKGVMHMAIGAVVNALWDLKAKRAGLPLWQLLARMTPEELVDLVDFRYLTNALTRDEALEILRAAEPGRAEREAELLATGYPGYTTSPGWLGYSDEKLERLAREAMAAGFTQIKLKVGADLDDDIRRFRKAREVCGPDFPIAIDANQRWEVSEAIEWVNALAEFRPAWIEEPTSPDDILGHAEIARGVAPIRVATGEHAQNRMIFKQLLQAEAIEVMQIDAVRVAGVNENIANLLLAAKFGVPVCPHAGGVGLCEAVQHLSMFDFVAVSGTREGRMIEFVDHLHEHFVTPTDIRGGSYMAPTAPGAGMEMKADSIRAYTWKGAHVVA, from the coding sequence GTGAGCCGAATCGTCGCCCTCGACACCACCGACATCCGCTTCCCCACGTCGCTGAGCCTCGACGGCTCCGACGCGATGAACCCCGACCCCGACTATTCCGCGGCCTACCTCGTCATCCGCACGGATGCCGCCGACGGCGTCGAGGGGCACGCGTTCGTGTTCACGATCGGACGCGGCAACGACGTGCAGGTCGCCGCCATCGACGCGCTGGCCGGGCACCTCGTCGGCCGCGAACTGGAGCCGCTGCTCGACGACATGGGCGGCACGTTCCGCGAGCTCATCGGCGACTCGCAGCTGCGCTGGCTCGGCCCCGAGAAGGGCGTCATGCACATGGCGATCGGCGCCGTCGTCAACGCGCTGTGGGACCTCAAGGCCAAGCGCGCAGGCCTCCCCCTCTGGCAGCTGCTCGCGCGGATGACGCCGGAGGAGCTCGTCGATCTCGTCGACTTCCGCTACCTCACCAACGCCCTGACGCGCGACGAGGCGCTGGAGATCCTCCGCGCCGCCGAACCGGGGCGCGCAGAGCGCGAGGCCGAGCTGCTCGCCACCGGCTACCCGGGCTACACCACGAGCCCCGGCTGGCTCGGCTACTCCGACGAGAAGCTCGAGCGCCTCGCCCGCGAGGCCATGGCAGCGGGCTTCACCCAGATCAAGCTCAAGGTCGGCGCAGACCTCGACGACGACATCCGCCGTTTCCGCAAGGCGCGCGAGGTGTGCGGGCCCGACTTCCCCATCGCGATCGACGCGAACCAGCGCTGGGAGGTGTCGGAGGCGATCGAGTGGGTGAACGCCCTCGCGGAGTTCCGGCCGGCCTGGATCGAGGAGCCCACCAGCCCCGACGACATCCTCGGGCACGCCGAGATCGCGCGCGGCGTCGCCCCGATCCGCGTCGCCACCGGTGAGCATGCCCAGAATCGGATGATCTTCAAGCAGCTGCTGCAGGCCGAGGCGATCGAGGTGATGCAGATCGACGCCGTGCGCGTCGCCGGGGTCAACGAGAACATCGCGAACCTGCTGCTCGCGGCGAAGTTCGGCGTTCCTGTGTGCCCGCACGCCGGCGGCGTGGGACTGTGCGAGGCCGTGCAGCACCTGTCGATGTTCGACTTCGTGGCCGTCAGCGGCACGCGCGAGGGCCGCATGATCGAGTTCGTCGACCATCTCCACGAGCACTTCGTCACGCCGACCGACATCCGCGGAGGATCGTACATGGCGCCCACCGCACCGGGTGCCGGCATGGAGATGAAGGCAGACAGCATCCGCGCCTACACGTGGAAGGGCGCACATGTCGTCGCCTGA